ATGTGGCGGATGGCCCGCAGCGGGATGTAGGGCTCGGCCACCTGCTCCATGTGGATGGCGGACTGCACGCGCGTGTCCACGCCGGCCTGCTCGAGGAAGTCCTGCAGGGCCAGGCAGTTCATCACGGTGCCGAGCATGCCCATGTAGTCGGCGCGACGGCGGTCCATCCCGTTCTCGGACAGCTCCGCGCCGCGGAAGAAGTTGCCGCCGCCGACCACCACGGCCACCTCGACCTCGTGCCGGGCCGCGGCGATCTGGTCGGCGATGCCCCGCACCGTCTCGGGGTCCACGCCGACCTTGCCGCCGCCGAAGACCTCCCCGGAGAGCTTGAGCAGGACGCGGCGCTTGCCGGTGCGGCCGGGGTCGCCGTGCGTGTCGCCGGCCTGGGCCTGCGGCAGGTCGCGGGACTCGGTGAACGACTGCGCGTCGCGGATGTCCGGGGTCGTGCGCGTGTCGGTGCTGTCCATGTGCTGGCCTCCTGGGCTCATCGGGGCGGGCGGGCGGGGATGCGTGCGGGCAGGGAAAAAGGGGGTGGCCACCAGGTGACTGGTGACCACCCCCTTCCAGGTCGTTCCGCGCCGCGGTCGGTCCGATCCTACCGCGTGCGGGCGGGGCCCGGGTGGTCCGGGTGGTCCGGGATCAGTTGCCCACGCGGAAGCGGGCGAAGCCGGTCACGGAGGTGCCCGCCTCGGAGAGCACCTTGCCCACGGTCTGCTTCGGGTCCTTGGCGAAGGGCTGGTCCACGAGCACGATCTCCTTGAAGAAGCCGGTCAGGCGGCCCTCCACGATCTTGGCCAGGGCCTGCTCCGGCTTGCCCTCGGCGCGCGCGGTCTCGTCGGCGATGCGGCGCTCGTTCTCGACGGTCTCGGCCGGCACCTCCTCGCGGGACAGGTAGGTCGGCGCGTAGGCGGCGGTGTGCACGGCGACGTCGTGGGCGGCGGTCTTCGCGGCGTCGGAGTCGGAGTCCACGGCCATCAGGACGCCCACCTGGGCGGGGAGGTCCTTGGAGGTCTTGTGCAGGTAGGCGTCCACGAGGGCGCCCTCCACGCGGGCCAGCCGGCGCACGACGACCTTCTCGCCGAGGATCGCGCCCTCGTCGGTGACGTGGTCGCCCAGGGTGCGGCCGTTGTACGGCGCGGCCAGCAGGGACTCGAGGTCGGCGGCGCCGGAGGACACGGCGGTCTCCAGGACGACGTTGCCGAGCTCCACGAACTTGTCGTTCTTGGCCACGAAGTCGGTCTCGCAGTTGATCTCGATCATGACGCCGACGCCGTCGGTGACGGTCGCGGCGACCAGGCCCTCGGCGGTCGCGCGGCCCTCGCGCTTGGTGGCGCCCTTGAGGCCCTTGACGCGGATGATCTCGGTGGCCTTCTCGGCGTCGCCGTTGGCCTCGTCGAGGGCCTTCTTGACGTCCATCATCCCGGCGCCGGTGCGCTCGCGCAGGGCCTTGATGTCAGCTGCGGTGTAGTTCGCCATGCGTGGTACCCATCCTTACCTGTGGCGGGGCGAGTGCCCCGAGTGGTGTTGTGGTGGTCGGTCGTTCGTGGGCCCGGGCCACCCCGGGCAGAC
This genomic window from Citricoccus sp. SGAir0253 contains:
- the pyrH gene encoding UMP kinase; the encoded protein is MDSTDTRTTPDIRDAQSFTESRDLPQAQAGDTHGDPGRTGKRRVLLKLSGEVFGGGKVGVDPETVRGIADQIAAARHEVEVAVVVGGGNFFRGAELSENGMDRRRADYMGMLGTVMNCLALQDFLEQAGVDTRVQSAIHMEQVAEPYIPLRAIRHMQKGRVVIFGAGTGLPYFSTDTVAAQRALEIGADEVLMAKSGVDGVYTADPKKDPAAEKYEHLTYDDALLNDIRVMDQTAMTMCKDNRLSMMVFGMEGEGNVTRALLGERIGTTVTV
- the tsf gene encoding translation elongation factor Ts, whose protein sequence is MANYTAADIKALRERTGAGMMDVKKALDEANGDAEKATEIIRVKGLKGATKREGRATAEGLVAATVTDGVGVMIEINCETDFVAKNDKFVELGNVVLETAVSSGAADLESLLAAPYNGRTLGDHVTDEGAILGEKVVVRRLARVEGALVDAYLHKTSKDLPAQVGVLMAVDSDSDAAKTAAHDVAVHTAAYAPTYLSREEVPAETVENERRIADETARAEGKPEQALAKIVEGRLTGFFKEIVLVDQPFAKDPKQTVGKVLSEAGTSVTGFARFRVGN